A stretch of the Musa acuminata AAA Group cultivar baxijiao chromosome BXJ2-7, Cavendish_Baxijiao_AAA, whole genome shotgun sequence genome encodes the following:
- the LOC103990616 gene encoding transmembrane 9 superfamily member 2, translating to MDTMRAALLCVLMLAPGFRVGADGRDHRYKEGDHVPLYANKVGPFHNPSETYRFYDLPFCSPDHVTEKKEALGEVLNGDRLVDAPYELNFREEKRSKSLCKKALSKKDVGKLRDAVSKDYYFQMYYDDLPLWGFLGRIKKDKTDSSKSKYLLFKHIHFEILYNGDHVIEINVQADPNLSVDITDDKEINMEFSYSVSWKKTEVPFEKRMEKYSKSSFLPHHLEIHWFSIVNSCVTVLLLTGFLATILMRVLKNDFNKYSHDEESIEDQEETGWKYLNGDVFRFPKNKSLFSSIIGSGTQLLALTIFIFLLALVGVFYPYNRGALFTALVVIYALTSGIAGYTATSFYMQLEGTNWVRNLLLTGCLFCGPLFLTFCFLNTVAIVYSATAALPFGTILVILLIWALVTSPLLVLGGIAGKNSQTEFHAPCRTTKYPREIPQLPWYRSAIPQMMMAGFLPFSAIYIELYYIFASVWGHKIYTIYSILFIVFIILIIVTAFITVALTYFQLAAEDHEWWWRSVLCGGSTGIFIFFYCIYYYQARSDMSGFMQTSFFFGYMTCICYGFFLMLGTVGFRASLLFVRHIYQSIKCE from the exons ATGGACACGATGAGGGCAGCGTTGTTGTGTGTTTTGATGCTGGCTCCTGGATTTAGGGTTGGAGCTGATGGGCGGGATCATAGATACAAGGAGGGGGATCATGTTCCTCTCTATGCTAACAAGGTCGGACCTTTCCACAATCCCAG TGAGACCTATAGGTTCTATGACTTGCCATTCTGCTCACCAG ATCATGTGACTGAGAAAAAGGAAGCCCTAGGAGAAGTTCTAAATGGTGATCGTTTGGTTGATGCACCGTATGAGTTGAATTTCCGTGAGGAGAAACGATCCAAGTCTCTTTGTAAGAAAGCTTTGTCAAAAAAAGATGTTGGAAAACTCAGAGATGCTGTCTCAAAGGATTACTACTTTCAGATGTACTATGATGATCTGCCTTTATGGGGATTCTTGGGCAGGATCAAGAAGGATAAGACTGACTCGAGCAAGTCCAAATACTTGCTCTTTAAACACATTCACTTTGAAATCCTTTATAATGGTGATCATGTGATAGAAATTAATGTCCAAGCAGACCCAAATTTGTCTGTGGACATCACGGATGATAAGGAAATCAACATGGAGTTCTCTTATTCTGTATCATGGAAAAAAACTGAGGTTCCTTTTGAGAAAAGGATGGAGAAGTATTCAAAATCTTCATTCTTGCCTCATCACTTGGAGATCCACTGGTTCTCTATCGTTAACTCATGCGTAACAGTCCTCCTCCTGACTGGGTTCCTCGCCACTATTCTCATGCGCGTGCTCAAAAACGATTTCAACAA ATATTCTCATGACGAAGAAAGCATTGAAGATCAAGAGGAGACTGGATGGAAGTATCTTAATGGAGATGTTTTCCGATTTCCAAAGAACAAATCTTTGTTTTCATCCATTATTGGATCTGGAACTCAGCTCCTTGCTCT TACGATATTCATCTTCCTCCTTGCACTTGTTGGAGTATTCTACCCGTACAATCGGGGAGCTCTATTCACTGCACTTGTTGTAATCTATGCTCTTACTTCTGGCATTGCTGGTTACACAGCAACATCCTTCTATATGCAGCTTGAAGGGACTAACTGG GTGAGGAATTTATTGTTGACTGGTTGCTTATTTTGTGGACCTCTGTTTTTGACCTTCTGCTTCCTAAACACTGTTGCTATAGTGTATAGTGCCACGGCAGCCTTGCCATTTGGTACTATTCTTGTGATTCTTCTTATATGGGCACTTGTGACTTCTCCTTTGCTAGTGTTGGGTGGTATTGCTGGTAAAAACAGCCAAACAGAGTTCCATGCCCCATGTCGCACCACAAAGTATCCAAGAGAAATACCTCAACTTCCATGGTATCGAAGCGCCATACCTCAGATGATGATGGCAGGGTTTCTTCCATTTAGCGCTATTTACATTGAACTTTACTATATATTCGCCAGCGTGTGGGGTCACAAAATTTATACAATATATAGCATCCTTTTCATTGTTTTTATCATCCTTATCATTGTCACAGCATTTATCACAGTGGCATTGACATACTTTCAGCTTGCTGCGGAGGATCATGAGTGGTGGTGGAG ATCTGTTCTTTGTGGAGGCTCCACTGGTATATTCATTTTTTTCTACTGCATATACTACTATCAAGCAAGATCAGATATGTCGGGCTTCATGCAAACATCGTTTTTCTTTGGTTACATGACTTGCATCTGCTATGGATTCTTCCTCATGTTAGGAACTGTCGGCTTCCGCGCATCTTTACTCTTTGTGCGGCACATATATCAGTCGATCAAGTGTGAGTAG